Proteins encoded within one genomic window of Humulus lupulus chromosome 1, drHumLupu1.1, whole genome shotgun sequence:
- the LOC133817861 gene encoding uncharacterized protein LOC133817861 — protein MDNEAIQVLNLLKCFEGKQGWKLHVRKDSLVSCVFKARYYPKSSFLGAELGNNPSFIWRSIIEAQELIRKGGSMAVGSGANISILGDPWIPDHDQPFVLSVHPGLQGKSVNSLMQSEVKAWDADVIKDMFTIREQNLILNIPLFESIMEDCWHWKGEHSGIYSVKSAYRILQELKGVVHRDNNSGLWRDLWNLKIPPKVKDFIGRAVSNCLPTRFQLGHRKITLPSSLCPRCLRYAETIPHCLVGCSFAMACWRFAGLPVVAIGDNSFGGWLQDRFQVWGDDMRHRAIMVRWALWQVRNEKVWKNTSRSVKEVIMLARSNFDQWRSAQDKTFIPSLFFIHKGEGDEHWSAPEGNKIKINVDAGVFPDLNKFGYGWVVRDASATLISTHTASKVGSIDPILIEVIGVREVLSCIKATELTNVVVETDSLVTVQACRSQVKMHSMFGFCIDECRALVSSLHNVSLCFVKRSANRVSHHLARASCLNAGCSYSLAAAPNNLIDVILLDMI, from the exons ATGGACAATGAAGCTATTCAAGTCTTAAACCTCCTCAAGTGTTTTGAAG GAAAGCAAGGGTGGAAACTCCACGTTCGGAAAGATTCGTTGGTCAGCTGTGTGTTTAAAGCTCGCTACTATCCTAAGAGTTCCTTCCTTGGAGCGGAATTGGGGAATAATCCTAGTTTCATCTGGAGAAGTATTATTGAAGCTCAAGAATTGATTCGAAAGGGTGGTTCAATGGCTGTTGGTTCAGGAGCAAACATTAGTATTCTTGGTGACCCTTGGATTCCGGATCATGATCAACCCTTTGTTCTATCTGTACATCCAGGTCTACAGGGGAAATCTGTAAACAGTTTGATGCAATCTGAGGTAAAAGCATGGGATGCAGATGTAATCAAGGACATGTTTACGATACGTGAACAAAACTTAATACTGAATATCCCCTTGTTTGAATCTATCATGGAAGATTGTTGGCATTGGAAGGGTGAGCATTCGGGAATCTATTCAGTAAAGAGTGCATATCGAATTCTTCAAGAGTTGAAAGGGGTGGTTCACAGAGACAATAACTCTGGTTTATGGAGGGATTTATGGAACCTAAAAATTCCACCTAAAGTGAAGGACTTTATCGGGAGGGCTGTTTCTAATTGCCTCCCAACTCGGTTCCAACTTGGCCATCGCAAGATAACCCTCCCTTCTTCTTTATGTCCAAGATGCCTGCGCTATGCGGAAACCATTCCCCACTGTCTGGTGGGCTGCTCTTTTGCCATGGCTTGCTGGCGATTTGCCGGACTACCAGTTGTTGCAATCGGGGACAATTCTTTTGGTGGGTGGCTGCAAGACCGTTTTCAAGTTTGGGGGGACGATATGAGACATAGGGCGATTATGGTGAGATGGGCATTATGGCAGGTTAGAAATGAGAAAGTTTGGAAGAATACAAGTAGGTCTGTGAAAGAAGTTATCATGTTGGCTAGAAGTAATTTTGATCAATGGAGATCTGCTCAGGATAAAACTTTCATCCCCTCTCTGTTTTTTATTCATAAAGGGGAAGGGGATGAGCATTGGTCCGCACCAGAGGgaaacaaaatcaaaatcaacGTGGATGCAGGTGTCTTTCCTGATCTCAACAAGTTTGGCTATGGTTGGGTGGTTAGGGATGCATCAGCTACTCTTATTAGTACTCATACAGCTAGCAAAGTAGGAAGTATTGACCCTATTCTCATTGAGGTGATTGGAGTAAGGGAGGTTCTGAGTTGTATTAAAGCTACTGAGCTCACCAATGTAGTTGTAGAGACAGATAGTTTAGTCACAGTTCAGGCCTGCAGAAGTCAGGTTAAGATGCACTCTATGTTTGGTTTCTGTATTGATGAGTGTAGGGCACTAGTCTCTAGTTTACATAatgtttctttatgttttgttaagCGATCCGCCAACCGTGTTTCTCACCATTTGGCTCGAGCCTCATGTTTGAATGCTGGTTGCAGTTATTCGTTAGCTGCGGCACCAAATAATTTGATTGATGTAATTTTGCTTGATATGATTTAA